The following DNA comes from Taeniopygia guttata chromosome 20, bTaeGut7.mat, whole genome shotgun sequence.
CTCCCTAGCTCATAGGTAAAGATTAAATGCAGGGTTTTCAGAGGCACGTGCTTGCATGGAAGACCAGCTCTTTCAGCCAGTTTCATGTCTCGTTAGGgctcttgctttgttttttaatttattagaaCTATCTGCCTGGTACAGGCTAGTGTCTTATTGATCCTCCAGTAAAGTTATTTTTGCACTTGCATATGTTTGCCAGAGAAGCAGTAACTGTTGTGTGGGTGTCACAGCTGAGCTGATAAGCTGGTCTTGTTTCTGAAAATACAGCTCAGGCCCTGCATCACTGACTTAATCTAACAATGCCTTGAAATCACCTGGATTAACTGATTCTTTCTCAcctcctttgttttgttttgttaccACTGTGATAGAAACTAGAAGAGAGATTCAGATTCAACAGAAGGGATCTCATCGGTTTCGAATTCACCGTGCTCGTAGCTTTGGAACTGGCTCTGTATCTGCCTGAAAACCAAGTTTTACCTCATTACAGACGGCTCACACAACAGTCTTAACCAAAGCTCCGTCCCAGCCGGCATCCAGCCGTGCTGGGTCCcaccctggggtgctgctggtggaggTGCCACTGGCTCCAGCTCGCTGGGAAGGctgcagggggttggaactgtCGAGGTCTGTGGACACAGATGCCAAATCTGAGGGATGGTACGAGAAGAGTTACtgaacttttgttttcttttggacaTTTAAAGCACAAATATTCACCAGTCAGCTGTCATGGCTGCttattattcattatttatCTTCCTGGTTTTACTAAAACTGTTCTTCTCTATGAAGAATACTATGGTattgattctttttcttttgttttgttttaagccTTTAATGTATTCCTTGAAACTGAAGGAACATCACTTCCATTCCAGTGCACCATAAAGTTCAGATGTTTCTAAGAACCTTCTCACATTTTTACATTAATGAAATgcatactttatttttttaaagatgtgcCTAAAACTGGCTGGTCTGGTACCAGTGCTTTTTAAGTTAGTTCTGTTATTTAGTGGGGAATCCTGAATTTGTATAGCCATTTATTCTTTACCTGCATTGGCCTTGCATACAAGGAAAACAATTCCAGTATATCTGCACTAATAATATACAGGGCATCTATTCTATAATCTATAAGTAGCGAGATTGAAATTACTCCATTTCAATTTATTTACTATAAATaacttaaaaatacacatttcacTTTAGAAGGAAAAGTGGTTTGAAAACCTGTCATGAAGTACCACATGTTGAGTGAGGTAGCTGGGAAGTGATTGCCATCCTAATTCACTCTTGAGTGGAAGCTGAGCACTTGACTAAGAGCAATTTTCTGTCAAATGTATAATTtaggggttttatttgtttctgtgttctgtAGCCTGAAATAAGCACCTTTTTAAAGATTGACTGTATTATAGATGGTCTTATCTGAGCAAATATGAAGCCAGTAGAATTACTGCTGCCAACCGAGGCCAATGAAACAAAGCATGCTCAGTATTTAAAATGCTACTTTTTTTACTCTGTTCTTCCAAGCGTTGCATCACTGTGATGGTCCTCATAAAACTGGCATTTCTTGCACATCTGAGCAGCCACTACTGGCTGGTGCCCAGCAGCTCTCTAGTGCATACACAGAGCTCAAATAACATCTCTGTTGGCTTATTCCTTCCTTTGATTTACAGTATCCAGGTTGGGAATGAATTCTTGATTATACCTGGAACCTTCTGTGGTATTGGCtcttgggtttattttctgaagcAATATTATGATACAAGTTACTGGGTCCCTTTGCAAGGAACAAAACTGATACTTGGTTATTCCAGCAGAGAAAGTTGTAATTTAAGTTTGACTCATAAACTGCCAGAGCTCGTGCTGAGGTCAGGGACTTGCTATACAATATGTAAGTAATGTAAATTCCTGTTCCTTGTATTAAATATTGGTTGTAGCCAAAACCAAAGCTGAATCTTTGCTCTTCAGCTGTGTTTTGTCTGAAGCTAATTTGGCTTCATTAGAATTGCAGCAAACTTTACTGGAGCCCCTTCCTCTCTGAGTGGGGTTCAAAGTGTACTTTTCATATATAATAATTACAGTGACTATCAAATCTTTTGTAACTGTGTTCAGCTGTATGTAGCTTCAAATTATTTGTGTAAAATCTAATATGCTTGTAATTTCTCTAACACAGAAGGACTTTCCAGTCTCCAGAAGTGAGATGTAGCTAATAGCTTAGACAATAAGCTTGCCATATATCTTCCaagaggtttaaaaaaaattgcctaCTAGTTAAACTCTCTACTGAATATATCTGCCCTTGCATGCAGAAATAGTGGTGTACTAAACATCTAGTGTGTAATGAGCCTCCAAATTAGCAGCTGAGGTGGTCCACCACTTCCCAAGGCATTGTGGAGGGGATAGAGGTACAACAGAGCAAAGAAATTTCTCACAGAACAGCTTGATTAGTATGAACAAAATCTGAATGTGTCTTTCTCTGGGAATGTCTTTATTTGGTGTATAAAGAGTTTTCTGTAACAAAATTAACTTTCTCGCCATCTAAGGGAACAAAACGCACTTTGGTTTGCAGCACTTTGCAGTCTGTATTCAGTGGAAGTTTGTCTAGTTCCAAGTGGCCATTTGGGCTGTAATTACACTCCCAGAACCTGTGGGTTTACGTCATAAAACCGGcaagcttttgttttcttccaggaGAACAAACTGGGGTAAAGAGCATTAAATTACAGAAAGCTGAACGCTGTCTAATAGTGATTCTAGCCCTTGGCTTGGGCACACACTCGAGCTGGGGAGCCAAGGGTGACGCAGGGCAGCGAGGGCTGTGCCAGCCGTGTCTGGCAGAGCTTGGCTTGGGGTGATGCTGCCTCGTGTGTGTGCAGAATTCCTGTGTGGGAATCGCTCTGTTTTCACCTAAAAGCTGCCACCATGTGGCAAAGGACTATCAGTACTTCGTCTGTTCACCATGTGGCAAAGGATTATCAGTACTTTGTGAACAAACTCAGCGCAGGACCCAGAGCCTGACCCAGACCTGCCGGTTCACGTTTGCACAGCCAAACTCCTCTTGCTCTGAAGAGAAACAGGTTTACACTGGGGCGGGGTGGGGGTCTGGTGCTTTGTGAAGGTGCTGCTGGGTTTGCTCAGCATGGAGAACTCTCTTGAGAAGAGCTTGTACATTTTTCCTGTAAACAAAAACTCTTCTAATTTTGTCATATTCCATTATTTAAAAGTCTTGAGTTGTAgcctgttttggggttttttgtttgttttctgtgaaattaaGATGCTGTGAAATAAAACTTGTTTTGGTACATCGTTTGTAaccaaatgttttattttggaataaCAAAATGGGGGTTGGTGGAAGGGCCCTCTGGAGATTGTCCCATCCGACCCTGCTGCTGAGGCaggtcacctggagcaggtgacacaggaatgTGTCCGGGTGGGTTTGAAATGTCTCCAGAGATGGAGactcctgctgtccctgggcagctATTCCAGTCATCTTCCACCCTTCATGGAAAATTAACTCTCCAGCTTCAGGCAGGATTTTATGGCTATTTCTCCTTGTCCGCTTGCTGAGCATCACTAAAAAGAGTCTGGCAACATTTTTCTCCCACTCCTTGGAGATACTGGTATGGAGATGGAGGAGATGCCCTCAGGCCCTGCTCCTCCAGAGCTGGGAGGTGCCCCAGACCCCTCATCCTGCTGGGACTGCACCGGCCTGTCCCAGGAGCTCGGAACGCTCTGCTGGCGTTCCGGGAGGGATGTTCTGCCCACAGAACCCAGAGGGGCTCAGCATGGAAGGCACCTGTGGAGCCCATCCACTCCACCCGCTGccgagggaagggaagggaagggaagggaagggaagggaagggaagggaagggaagggaagggaagggaagggaagggaagggaagggaagggaagggaagggaagggaagggaagggaagggaagggaagggaagggaagggaagggaagggaagggcgCGATCCGGGCCGGCCGTGACGCCACACGGCCCCGCAGGACGCGCTCACGTCATTCCGTGTCCGGACCCGCCTTTTCCTTTCCGCCCGGCCGCGCGTGAGGTGGGAGCgatggcggcggggccgggaaaggcggcggggccgggggcagcGATGGGGCCACGGAAGCGGCACCGAtgggagcggggccggcgggagCGATGGGGCcgcggcagcggggccgggagcgaTGCTgaggccgggccgggagcgATGCTGAGCCCCGGGAGCGATGCTGAGCCCCGGGAGCGATGCTGAGCCCCGGGAAGGATGCTGAGCCCCGGGAGCGATGCTGAGCCCCGGGAGCGATGCTGAGCCCGGGGAGCGATGCTGAGGCCGGGCCGGGAGTGATGCTGAGCCCCGGGAGGGATGCTgaggccgggccgggagcgATGCTGAGCCCCGGGAGCGATGCCgaggccgggccgggagcggtgGCGGAACCCCGGGAGCGATGCTGAGCCCCCGGGAGCGATGCCgaggccgggccgggagcgATGCTGAGCCCCGGGAGCGATGCTgaggccgggccgggagcgATGCTGAGGCCAGGCCGGGAGCGATGCTGAGGCCCCGGGAGCGATGCTGATGCCGGGCCGGGAGCGATGCTGAGCCCCGGGAGCGATGCTGAGCCCCGGGAGCGATGCTGAGCCCCGGGAGCGATGCTgaggccgggccgggagcgATGCTGAGCCCCCGGGAGCGATGCTGAGCCCCGGGAGCGATGCTGAGGCCGGGCCGGCAGGGACGGATCTCCCCCCAGGTTCGGCTGCAGGGCGCAGACCGTgggcccggccgcgctccgGCATCGCCTCACGGCTCTGGTCACTGTAGCCAGCGGCCAGACCCAAGGGAAAGGCTGGAGCCGAGTCAGGAGGGTGGATATtgggaaaaggttcttccccgGAGGGTCGGGCACTGCCCGGGCTCCCCGGGGAATGGGCGCGGCCCCAGAGCTCCGGGAGCGcttggacagcgctgccagggatgcccagggcaGGGTGGTTGGGGTGTCTGTGCGGGGCCAGGACTCAGACTCGATGGGCCTTGTGGTTCCTTTTCAAATCGccatattctgtgattcttgcAGGTGTTTCTGCTTAGCGCCTCAGCAGGGCCCAGGACGAGATGCAGAACGACGCCGGGGAGTTCGTGGACCTTTATGTCCCTCGGAAGTGGTGAGCAGGGACTGAGGAGCCAGGCAGGACTGGAGTggcccccaaaataccccaaaattcatcccagaAATATCCCTGGAACCCTCACCTGTGCAGCCTGTGCAAAGGGGCTTTGTGTAGCAGTGAATATCTgtagggggagaaaaaaatcagttttctatCAATTTTAAAAGGTCACTAAAGATAAGCCACTTGTAGGACTTTTATTAGACTAAGTCAAGTATATTTTACAGCCTGTGGTTCCTGCACATTTCCAGCCTGAGTGTCTTTGACAGTTGTAGTGGCTCTCAGCAAAAAAGGCATAGAAACTAATCTAGTTAATTACCTTGACGactgtatttttgcattttggaaaagaaaataacattcTGTGTGTTTGGAAGGCCTGTACTGCCCTGTACACTGTATGAAGGTGAACTGGGCACATAGAAACCAAAGTGAGGGGATAATTGGCTAATATGTGTGATGCTACCAAAtgaaaatttcctttaaatgtacttaaaactgcattttaatcTTCTAAGTAGTGAAAACTTCGACTGTTACTGTCTAAATTTCTTGTGCAGTTTTAATTTAGCTGTAGAATTGGCTCTAGTAGCTTTCTTTGTCTTTGTCACTGcctgtttccttttgtttaaaTCTCCTGCTTTACTCCTTAGCTCTGCTAGCAACCGAATCATTGGTGCTAAGGATCATGCTTCCATTCAAATAAACATTTCTGAGGTAAGTTTATCAACAGAATATGTGGTAAGAGAGCTATACCTTTAAACTTTTGATAAAAGTTACAGAATTAAACAGCTTGTGCTGTATCTTCGGTAATTCAGTAAAGAAAGTCACAGTAGACCTTGAGTCCTGCAGATTCCCAATCAATACATGTGTGTTCCAATTAATTTAAGCTCCTTGTAATATGATTTGGCGTTTTTTCCCCGATTGTTTATTAAATTCAGCTTTCAGGGATTTTGTGGATACAACATTCCTGTAGCTTACGAGCTACAGAGCTTGATTTGGTTCTTGAATGGGAGACCACATTCCCacatcttttaaaattctgagtTTCCTGAGTTATCTCatcaaaaaaagagaaacctttAAAAAACCACCCTGGTTCTGATTTCCTGTAATTGTTAAGGCAAGTACTTTTCTTGTTCACCATGTTTCATTCCTTCAGGGATCCCTGTTCCTTGTTTTCAAAGGATCAGAGATTAGCAGAACATTGAAATGAACCCACTTGGTATTACAGGGTTCACTGCACTGTTTAAATCCATGATTTatatctttttatctttttcctgtTAAATTTCTCAGCAGCTTGAGAAAGTGGGACAATTTGTCTCTCAGCTTGGACATTTTCCTACCCATGTAACAAGTCTGTCCCTTTCTCCCTTCACTTCAATTTCCCATTATATGACCTTAgttaaaagaaacaaagtatAGGCAGGAAAATGTACTTTAGACAGAGCTTTTCCATTTGTTCAGAactgaaatactttttcttttagctACCATTTCTTGTCAATCTGTGTGATCCACTACATTTAGTGGCTGCACTGTGTAGCTAAGGATTTGCTGTGCAAAGATCATTGTAGTTGTCTTTCTAACTCCAGTGTTTGCCTTGAGATTTTGTGGCTTATTTTCTCAACACAGCAAGCATTTTTGTGCAGTTTTGAACTTGGAGTGTTTGGCAAGTGTGATGTGAGAGTGGAACTTGGTCGGAACCTGTGTGTGCAGCAGCTTTGTTGTGGTTGCAGGTGGACAAGGTGACAGGCAGGGTGAATGGCCAGTTCAAGACTTACGCCATCTGCGGCCCCATCCGGAGAATGGTGAGTGCCTCCCTGACCTGCAGCAttactgtgctgctgctttggatCATTAGCCATTCATTAGCTGTGTGTTTGGCCCTGAAAACACTGTGTGAAGTGTGTTTTCACAGTGGTTTCTGGGGCAGAGTAAACACCTGAACAAATTTACAGAATTTGGTGTGGAGGGagcttaaagatcatctcattccacccctcccgtgggcagggacaccttccactgtcccaggctgctccaagccttgtccagcctggccttggacactgccagggatccaggggctgccacagcttctctgggcaccaGTGCCAAGGCCTTGGATTAACTTGGAATAATGCATTTCTTCTGGAGAtacttgttgtttttttaaaagtaaagtaTGCAAGTGATTTTCTTCTAAGAATGTATATCAAGGTACTAATTCTGGCTTTTATCTGTTGTTTATAATTGCTGGAGATGATACCACCTTGACTTTAAAATGGTGTGAGGAGTTCATCACAAGTCCACTTACCCATAAATATGTGTTGTTAatgcaaatgcatatttttaagcAGTCAAAGCAATTCCTTCCTCTTAAGGGTGACAAAAAGTAACggttt
Coding sequences within:
- the RPS21 gene encoding small ribosomal subunit protein eS21 isoform X1; translated protein: MQNDAGEFVDLYVPRKCSASNRIIGAKDHASIQINISEVDKVTGRVNGQFKTYAICGPIRRMGESDDSILRLAKNDGIVSKNF
- the RPS21 gene encoding small ribosomal subunit protein eS21 (The RefSeq protein has 1 substitution, 1 frameshift compared to this genomic sequence) produces the protein MQNDAGEFVDLYVPRKCSASNRIIGAKDHASIQINISEVDKVTGRVNGQFKTYAICGPIRRMGESDDSILRLAKKRWNCFQELLTEETLVWNM